A single region of the Etheostoma cragini isolate CJK2018 chromosome 3, CSU_Ecrag_1.0, whole genome shotgun sequence genome encodes:
- the trmt9b gene encoding probable tRNA methyltransferase 9B codes for MMEEAASQLERDHVHSVYDKIAPYFNDSRYKAWPKVRQFLLDLQPGSIVADIGCGNGKYLHINEEVFKLGCDVCRPLVDFAWSQGHEVQMCDGLHLPYRDGCFDAVLSIAVIHHLSTKERRIRAIKEMARTLQVGGRIMIYVWAMEQKRRRFEKQDIFVPWNPNPHSPSGFNAEHATPRRRAAAQSASEAIDNTDKHRKVRSTSSVADEEDLSGTTPQQSTQRLWFFSRSLDSVFDFGSLSISRSSSRDLSTLSTPTGENDGNKASRRGRGQRLIKQVSSFFYPPSAIGSEEDVFDSVPGLNKGQNDPGGNNNPTTTTNNYNNGPANQTVAVSLVQDCGSLALPDLVPFQEHLKPSGDESRGGLQGEEQHQSTRSPQGSEGRAEGSCLRYYHVFREGELAELIENHVEELHVKHTYFDHANWCVVAEKVQVWRI; via the exons ATGATGGAGGAGGCTGCCAGTCAGCTGGAGAGAGACCATGTGCACAGTGTCTACGACAAGATCGCTCCATATTTCAACGACAGCCGCTATAAAGCCTGGCCCAAGGTACGCCAGTTCCTGCTGGACCTGCAGCCGGGGAGCATTGTGGCTGACATCG GTTGTGGCAATGGCAAGTATCTCCACATCAACGAGGAGGTGTTCAAGCTAGGGTGCGATGTTTGTCGCCCCTTGGTGGACTTTGCCTGGAGCCAAGGACACGAGGTCCAGATGTGCGACGGCCTGCATTTGCCTTACAGAGACGGCTGCTTCGACGCCGTGCTCTCTATTGCag TCATCCATCATTTGTCCACCAAAGAACGGCGTATCCGAGCAATAAAGGAGATGGCTCGCACCCTGCAAGTGGGCGGACGCATCATGATCTACGTGTGGGCCATGGAGCAGAAACGCCGTCGATTTGAGAAACAGGACATCTTCGTTCCCTGGAACCCCAACCCCCACTCGCCCTCCGGCTTCAACGCGGAGCACGCCACACCCAGAAGGAGGGCCGCAGCTCAGAGCGCGAGCGAAGCCATAGACAACACCGACAAGCACAGGAAGGTTAGAAGCACATCGTCCGTTGCGGACGAGGAAGACCTGAGCGGCACCACGCCACAGCAGAGCACACAGAGACTGTGGTTCTTCTCCAGGTCTCTGGATTCTGTCTTCGACTTCGGAAGCCTGTCCATCTCCCGCTCATCCTCCAGAGATCTGAGCACTTTATCAACACCCACAGGCGAGAACGACGGAAACAAGGCCAGCCGGCGCGGGAGAGGGCAACGCCTCATCAAGCAGGTCTCCAGCTTCTTTTACCCGCCGTCTGCGATCGGATCAGAAGAGGACGTCTTTGACTCGGTCCCAGGCCTGAACAAGGGACAAAATGATCCCGGAGGCAACAACAACCCCACCACAACCACTAATAACTACAACAACGGCCCAGCAAACCAGACTGTCGCAGTGTCTTTAGTCCAGGATTGTGGCTCTCTGGCCCTTCCAGATCTGGTCCCTTTCCAGGAGCACCTGAAGCCGTCCGGAGACGAAAGCAGAGGAGGGCTGCAGGGAGAAGAGCAGCATCAGAGCACAAGGAGTCCTCAAGGGAGCGAGGGACGGGCGGAGGGCTCCTGCCTGAGGTACTATCACGTCTTCAGGGAGGGCGAGCTGGCGGAGCTGATAGAGAATCACGTCGAAGAGCTTCATGTCAAACACACCTACTTTGATCACGCCAACTGGTGTGTGGTGGCAGAGAAAGTTCAGGTGTGGAGaatatga